The Chaetodon auriga isolate fChaAug3 chromosome 22, fChaAug3.hap1, whole genome shotgun sequence genome contains a region encoding:
- the sema3aa gene encoding semaphorin-3aa: protein MDYLFGIVVLLCGAVQPGRGVEPKHNVPRLKLSYKEMLESSNLVTFNGLANSSSYDAFLLDEERGRLLVGAEDHIFSFDLVNINRDHKQIAWPATPSKRDECKWAGKDLGKECNNFIRVLQPYNQTHLYICGTGAFHPICAFLEMGKRAEDNIFRLSSHFENGRGKSPYDPKMLSASLLIDGELYSGTSADFMGRDFAIFRTLGDHHPIRTEQHDSRWLNDPRFIGVNLIPESDNPEDDKIFLFFKENAMDGEHTGKATIARIGQLCKNDMGGHRSLVNKWTTFLKARLMCSVPGVNGIDTHFDELQDVFLMSSKDPKNPVIYAVFTTSSNIFKGSAVCMYNMADIRRVFLGPYAHRDGPNYQWVPFQGRVPYPRPGTCPSKTFGGFDSTKDLPDDVITFARGHPAMYNPVHPIGGRPIMVRTDVDYQFSQLVVDRVEAEDGQYDVMFIGTDMGTVLKVVTIPRESWHDLEEVVLEEMTVFREPTPITAMELSTKQQQLYLGSALGVSQMSLHRCEVYGKACAECCLARDPYCAWDGTECSRYFPTAKRRTRRQDIRNGDPLSQCSDLQHHEDMDGLGGSVEDRSVYGVENSSMFLECSPKSQRALIYWQLQRPNDDRKQEIKLDDRVLRTDQGLLIRSLTQSDTGVYHCQAVEHGFIQPLLRLNLQVIPTQKLGDILPGAGGGAGHSAKHRLWYRDFLSLLDHPDLNSVEEFCDRVWKKERKQKRVKTPSGNGQGKPDSTGASNSALRPKAPNTQKQQASPPQSRPWLQAGAPTAEGLARNQNTQKGQQNLGMLSGQAPKNVQKTQNGQKGQGAMAGSPVVGGSRASSQHAAKWRRMQENKKGRNRRTHELQRPPRSV from the exons ATGGATTACCTGTTTGGGATTGTAGTGCTGCTGTGCGGGGCGGTGCAGCCGGGAAGAGGTGTTGAGCCCAAGCACAACGTACCCAGACTAAAGCTGTCATACAAGG AGATGTTAGAGTCCAGTAACCTCGTCACCTTCAATGGCTTGGCCAACAGCTCGAGCTACGACGCTTTCCTATTGGACGAGGAGCGAGGGAGACTACTGGTCGGAGCCGAGGACCACATCTTCTCATTCGACCTCGTCAACATCAACAGAGACCACAAACAG ATCGCGTGGCCTGCCACCCCCTCCAAGAGGGATGAATGCAAGTGGGCAGGGAAAGACCTTGGG AAAGAGTGTAATAACTTCATCCGGGTCCTTCAACCGTACAACCAGACCCATCTGTACATCTGTGGCACAGGAGCCTTCCACCCCATCTGTGCGTTTCTGGAAATGGGCAAGAGGGCAGAG GACAACATCTTTCGACTGTCCTCACATTTCGAGAACGGCCGCGGGAAAAGCCCCTACGACCCCAAAATGCTCTCGGCCTCGCTTCTGATCG ATGGAGAGCTGTACTCTGGCACATCTGCTGATTTCATGGGAAGGGACTTTGCTATTTTCCGTACCCTGGGAGATCATCATCCAATCAGAACAGAGCAACATGATTCAAGATGGCTCAAtg ACCCCAGGTTCATCGGCGTTAACCTGATCCCAGAGAGCGACAACCCTGAAGACGACAAGATCTTCCTGTTTTTCAAGGAGAACGCCATGGACGGAGAGCACACTGGGAAGGCTACCATCGCCAGGATAGGACAACTGTGTAAG aATGACATGGGAGGTCACAGGAGTCTGGTGAACAAGTGGACCACTTTCCTCAAGGCCCGGCTAATGTGTTCAGTGCCCGGGGTCAACGGCATTGACACACACTTCGATGAGctgc AGGATGTGTTTCTGATGAGCTCCAAGGACCCGAAGAATCCAGTTATCTACGCCGTATTCACCACATCCAG TAACATCTTTAAAGGCTCAGCGGTGTGTATGTACAACATGGCAGACATCAGGAGGGTTTTCCTGGGACCCTACGCCCACCGAGACGGACCCAACTACCAGTGGGTGCCTTTCCAAGGGAGGGTGCCCTACCCCCGCCCTGGCACT TGTCCCAGTAAGACTTTTGGAGGATTCGACTCCACCAAAGACCTcccagatgatgtcatcaccttCGCCAGGGGCCACCCAGCCATGTACAACCCAGTGCACCCGATAGGCGGGCGTCCCATCATGGTGCGGACAGATGTGGACTACCAGTTCTCCCAGCTGGTGGTGGACAGAGTGGAGGCGGAGGACGGACAGTATGATGTCATGTTCATCGGGACAG ACATGGGCACGGTGCTGAAGGTGGTGACGATCCCCAGAGAGAGCTGGCATGACCTGGAAGAGGTGGTGCTGGAAGAGATGACTGTCTTTAGG GAGCCTACTCCCATCACTGCTATGGAGCTGTCCACCAAGCAG CAACAGCTGTACCTTGGCTCGGCCCTGGGTGTATCGCAGATGTCTTTACACCGCTGTGAGGTGTATGGGAAAGCTTGCGCTGAGTGCTGCCTGGCCAGAGACCCGTATTGTGCCTGGGACGGCACCGAGTGCTCCAGATACTTTCCTACCGCCAAGAG GAGAACCAGACGACAGGACATCAGAAACGGAGACCCTCTCTCCCAGTGCTCAGACCTTCAGCATCACG AAGACATGGACGGCCTCGGAGGCAGCGTGGAGGACAGGAGTGTGTATGGCGTGGAGAACAGCAGCATGTTCCTGGAGTGCAGCCCCAAGTCTCAGAGAGCGCTGATTTACTGGCAGCTGCAGAGGCCCAACGACGACCGCAagcaggag ATCAAGCTAGATGACAGGGTGCTGCGTACAGACCAGGGCCTGCTCATACGCAGCCTGACCCAGTCCGACACAGGCGTCTACCACTGCCAGGCTGTCGAACATGGCTTCATCCAGCCTCTGCTGCGCCTCAACCTCCAGGTCATCCCCACCCAGAAACTGGGTGACATCCTGCCTGGAGCAGGAGGCGGGGCAGGTCACTCTGCAAAGCACCGGCTGTGGTATCGAgatttcctgtctctgctggacCACCCAGACCTCAACAGCGTGGAGGAGTTTTGCGATCGAGTTTGGAAGAAAGAGCGCAAACAAAAGAGGGTGAAGACGCCCAGCGGCAACGGTCAGGGTAAACCCGACAGCACTGGCGCTTCCAACTCTGCATTACGGCCCAAAGCTCCCAACACCCAGAAGCAGCAAGCCAGTCCACCGCAGAGCAGGCCATGGCTCCAGGCCGGAGCTCCGACAGCGGAAGGGTTAGCACGGAACCAGAATACCCAGAAAGGTCAGCAGAATCTGGGCATGTTGAGTGGCCAGGCTCCCAAAAACGTCCAGAAGACACAAAACGGCCAGAAGGGGCAGGGCGCCATGGCTGGTTCTCCGGTGGTGGGGGGGTCTCGGGCGAGCAGCCAGCACGCGGCCAAGTGGAGACGGATGCAGGAAAATAAGAAAGGACGCAACAGGAGGACCCATGAGCTTCAAAGACCCCCACGTAGCGTTTGA